One region of Vibrio sp. FE10 genomic DNA includes:
- a CDS encoding response regulator transcription factor, which translates to MSRVLVVDDDIQLCELLGEVLENEGYHVDTVHCGESALEFIQSHPVDLVLLDVMLPNLSGIQVARRICQRFATPILMLTALNDDASMLDGYQAGADQYIAKPFNVPELLTRIKVILRRVGFERQRQSLASSNHGLCEQLSRLPLTGTEKDLLDYLVKNDGIVVSKSDLQIHVLKKELCPFDRNLDMHISNIRRKLVQAGLSKQHIKTVRGKGYSYLESVGV; encoded by the coding sequence ATGTCGCGCGTTTTAGTTGTTGATGATGATATTCAGTTATGTGAATTGTTGGGCGAAGTCTTAGAAAATGAAGGGTATCACGTTGATACCGTTCATTGTGGTGAGTCTGCTCTTGAGTTCATTCAGTCTCACCCTGTTGATTTAGTCTTACTCGATGTAATGCTACCTAACCTCAGCGGTATTCAAGTTGCTAGGCGAATTTGCCAGCGATTTGCCACTCCAATTCTTATGCTAACTGCCCTGAACGACGATGCCTCGATGCTCGACGGATATCAAGCGGGTGCGGACCAATACATCGCCAAACCTTTTAACGTTCCAGAACTGCTGACCCGCATTAAGGTGATCTTGCGCCGCGTTGGTTTTGAGCGTCAGAGACAGTCTTTAGCTTCATCTAACCATGGTTTGTGTGAACAACTCTCTCGTTTACCGTTAACCGGCACTGAAAAAGATCTGCTTGATTATTTGGTCAAAAACGACGGGATTGTCGTATCTAAATCTGACCTGCAAATCCATGTCTTGAAGAAAGAGCTTTGTCCCTTTGATCGCAATTTAGATATGCATATCAGCAATATACGACGAAAGCTTGTTCAAGCGGGCTTGTCTAAGCAACACATCAAAACCGTTCGTGGTAAAGGTTATAGTTACCTAGAGTCGGTAGGGGTATGA